Proteins encoded within one genomic window of Triticum aestivum cultivar Chinese Spring chromosome 2D, IWGSC CS RefSeq v2.1, whole genome shotgun sequence:
- the LOC123054163 gene encoding uncharacterized protein isoform X1, translated as MFVKKLVEKASKKQHSGGIGGLRAEDVSPRLAFHYGVPADAALLAYDPLLHVLAVATRNGQIKLLGRDNTQALLQSPSPIPSKFMQFADGQGVLLSVNTQNQIEVWDIDTKRLCYLHPFEKQITAFTVLQKSFYIYAGDSFGNVSLFKLDLGQRCLVDLPYCIPFAESYGSTANGGNGVDVAFVSPQPLAESNRLLIIFRDGVMTLWDIKASRVVFVSGRTTQQQSHQEEKNVTSSCWACSKGSKVAIGYDSGDIYLWAIPDIFSAENSSSSSNPNLPLQRLNLGYKLDKVPIISLRWVPSDGKSGRLYINGFSEHAYLYQVLILNEESESRIVKMVLPITEACQGMEFVTGLSDPNKQRQTVLVLLLKSGQICLYDDSEIERYLLQSQSRSPPTLPSHSFVKQPYGDSGINVAKFYTSDRTATANEDYFSTLASKYPWLLSMKDKGQISASLSNIHKTRNLYITGHMDGTISFWDASCPLLLQIFMIKQQHEDNTSSRARITSLQFDMSSSILISGDQGGTVRVITFKKDSSDNILSILQGKQGDNYDARSIKLKGAVTSTSMISNSKHFAVGTEKGIVSVIKVDDATILYQKQLECRVSGGIASLQFELYSHNGYDKDLLIVGMEDSSICILEEETGKLLNANPVQTNRPTRALLLQTLELSPNEAPGSDNHDTALRESLLLLCTEDAIRLFSLSHAIQGMKKITNKKKLNGSCCFVSVIHGASSEIGIVLVFSNGKVETRSLPDLSLLKEASLRGFVHSKNLNSSSSITCSSDGEIILIKGEETYFFSTLCQDDIYRHVDNINMVYRKDHPLREESSYVVKSPKEKKKGLFGMIMKDTKGSKANESDANGNGQFIATTSEELASIFSSANFTPPSARRSSSLKDDENIELDIDDIDIEDNTQKQKGPHFAGLSKQKFSKGLQALRGKLKPRTEEKVNTENKKPEDEPSVRQVDQIKMKYGYATSDDSTSVPKMIGNKLQENIKKLEGINLRSADMAHGAQSFSSMAKELLRTTKNEKSSS; from the exons ATGttcgtcaagaagctcgtggagaaggcctccaagaag CAACACAGCGGCGGCATCGGCGGGCTGCGCGCCGAGGACGTGAGCCCGCGGCTGGCCTTCCACTACGGCGTCCCCGCCGACGCCGCCCTCCTCGCCTACGACCCCCTCCTCCACGTCCTCGCCGTCGCCACCAG GAATGGGCAGATCAAGCTGCTCGGCCGCGACAACACGCAGGCGCTGCTCCAGTCCCCCTCCCCCATCCCCTCCAAGTTCATGCAG TTCGCCGATGGCCAAGGGGTTCTCCTGAGCGTGAACACTCAGAACCAGATCGAG GTCTGGGACATCGACACGAAGAGGCTGTGTTATCTGCATCCCTTTGAGAAGCAAATAACCGCGTTTACAGTGCTGCAGAAGAGTTTCTACAT ATATGCAGGAGATAGTTTTGGAAATGTGTCCTTGTTCAAGCTTGACTTGGGTCAGCGGTGTCTAGTTGACCTGCCATATTGCATTCCTTTTGCTGAGTCCTATG GTTCCACGGCAAATGGTGGTAATGGGGTAGATGTCGCATTTGTATCGCCGCAGCCTTTGGCTGAATCTAACAG GTTGCTCATTATATTCAGAGATGGTGTCATGACCTTATGGGATATTAAGGCAAGCAGAGTGGTATTCGTATCCGGTAGAACTACGCAACAACAATCGCACCAGGAGGAGAAAAATGTGACATCGTCATGCTGGGCTTGTTCCAAGGGAAGCAAAGTTGCTATTGGATATGACAGTGGTGATATCTACCTTTGGGCTATTCCTGATATTTTCAGTGCAGAAAATTCCTCATCTTCGAGTAATCCGAATCTACCACTTCAGAGGCTTAACCTTGGATACAAGCTAGACAAGGTGCCAATAATCTCTTTGAGATGGGTTCCTTCTGATGGAAAGTCTGGACGCTTGTATATTAATGGATTCAGCGAACATGCATACCTATATCAG GTCCTGATTCTGAATGAAGAGAGTGAATCTCGAATAGTAAAGATGGTATTGCCCATCACAGAAGCTTGTCAAGGAATGGAGTTTGTTACAGGCCTCAGTGACCCAAATAAGCAAAGACAGACTGTTCTTGTTCTCTTGTTGAAATCTGGTCAAATCTGTTTATACGATGATTCAGAAATTGAGCGCTACCTTCTTCAATCTCAGTCTAGATCACCACCAACACTTCCAAGCCACTCATTTGTGAAACAACCGTATGGTGATTCGGGCATCAACGTTGCAAAGTTCTACACAAGTGACCGTACAGCAACAGCTAACGAG GATTATTTTTCAACATTGGCCTCCAAATATCCATGGCTGCTTTCAATGAAGGATAAAGGTCAGATATCCGCAAGTCTTAGCAACATCCATAAAACCAGGAATCTTTATATAACTGGACATATGGATGGAACCATAAGCTTTTGGGATGCATCATGTCCTCTTCTGCTGCAGATTTTTATGATAAAGCAGCAG CATGAAGACAATACATCAAGTCGAGCCCGTATTACTTCATTGCAGTTTGATATGTCCTCCAGCATTCTTATATCTGGGGATCAGGGTGGAACA GTCCGCGTAATCACATTCAAAAAGGACTCTAGCGACAATATATTATCCATTTTACAAG GAAAGCAAGGGGATAACTACGATGCAAGAAGTATAAAGCTCAAGGGAGCTGTAACCTCAACTTCTATGATCTCTAACTCGAAGCATTTTGCTGTTGGGACAGAAAAAGGAATT GTATCAGTTATCAAAGTAGATGATGCTACTATATTGTATCAAAAACAGCTTGAGTGTCGTGTCTCTGGTGGAATTGCCTCCTTGCAATTTGAACTCTACAGCCACAATGGGTACGATAAGGATCTTCTGATAGTAGGAATGGAAGATTCTTCTATTTGTATTCTCGAGGAAGAAACTGGAAAACTTTTGAATGCCAACCCAGTTCAGACAAACAGACCCACAAGAGCCCTTCTGTTGCAGACATTGG AGTTATCTCCAAACGAAGCACCAGGATCTGATAACCATGATACAGCATTGAGGGAATCTTTGCTGTTGCTTTGCACGGAAGATGCAATCCGCTTATTTTCCTTGAGCCATGCGATTCAG GGAATGAAGAAGATAACTAATAAGAAAAAGTTAAACGGTAGCTGTTGTTTTGTATCTGTTATCCATGGTGCTTCTTCTGAAATTGGAATTGTACTAGTCTTCTCCAACGGAAAAGTAGAAACAAG GTCCCTCCCAGATTTATCCTTGCTGAAGGAAGCCTCTTTACGAGGTTTTGTACATTCAAAAAACTTGAATTCCTCTAGTTCCATAACATGTTCATCTGATGGAGAAATCATCTTG ATTAAGGGAGAGGAGACATATTTTTTCTCTACTCTCTGTCAAGATGACATCTACAG GCATGTAGACAATATTAATATGGTATACAGAAAAGACCACCCTCTCAGGGAAGAATCTTCCTATGTGGTTAAGtctcccaaagaaaagaaaaag GGCTTATTTGGGATGATTATGAAAGACACTAAAGGGAGCAAGGCAAACGAGAGTGATGCAAATGGCAATGGACAATTCATCGCAACAACATCTGAAGAACTGGCCTCGATATTTTCATCAGCGAACTTCACTCCACCATCTGCGAGGAGGAGCAGTTCACTGAAAGATGATGAAAATATTGAGCTAGACATAG ATGATATCGACATTGAAGACAACACACAAAAGCAGAAAGGACCGCACTTCGCAGGTCTAAGCAAACAGAAATTCAGCAAGGGACTCCAGGCTCTTAGAG GAAAACTGAAGCCCAGAACAGAAGAAAAGGTGAATACAGAAAATAAGAAGCCTGAAGATGAACCATCAGTTAGACAAGTTGACCAGATAAAGATGAAGTATGGATATGCAACAAGTGAT GACTCAACCAGTGTTCCAAAAATGATTGGAAACAAGCTGCAAGAGAACATAAAAAAATTGGAG GGCATTAATCTTCGGTCCGCAGACATGGCTCATGGCGCTCAATCCTTCTCGTCGATGGCGAAAGAGCTGCTCCGAACCACGAAAAACGAGAAGAGCTCATCATAG
- the LOC123054163 gene encoding uncharacterized protein isoform X2, whose product MFVKKLVEKASKKHSGGIGGLRAEDVSPRLAFHYGVPADAALLAYDPLLHVLAVATRNGQIKLLGRDNTQALLQSPSPIPSKFMQFADGQGVLLSVNTQNQIEVWDIDTKRLCYLHPFEKQITAFTVLQKSFYIYAGDSFGNVSLFKLDLGQRCLVDLPYCIPFAESYGSTANGGNGVDVAFVSPQPLAESNRLLIIFRDGVMTLWDIKASRVVFVSGRTTQQQSHQEEKNVTSSCWACSKGSKVAIGYDSGDIYLWAIPDIFSAENSSSSSNPNLPLQRLNLGYKLDKVPIISLRWVPSDGKSGRLYINGFSEHAYLYQVLILNEESESRIVKMVLPITEACQGMEFVTGLSDPNKQRQTVLVLLLKSGQICLYDDSEIERYLLQSQSRSPPTLPSHSFVKQPYGDSGINVAKFYTSDRTATANEDYFSTLASKYPWLLSMKDKGQISASLSNIHKTRNLYITGHMDGTISFWDASCPLLLQIFMIKQQHEDNTSSRARITSLQFDMSSSILISGDQGGTVRVITFKKDSSDNILSILQGKQGDNYDARSIKLKGAVTSTSMISNSKHFAVGTEKGIVSVIKVDDATILYQKQLECRVSGGIASLQFELYSHNGYDKDLLIVGMEDSSICILEEETGKLLNANPVQTNRPTRALLLQTLELSPNEAPGSDNHDTALRESLLLLCTEDAIRLFSLSHAIQGMKKITNKKKLNGSCCFVSVIHGASSEIGIVLVFSNGKVETRSLPDLSLLKEASLRGFVHSKNLNSSSSITCSSDGEIILIKGEETYFFSTLCQDDIYRHVDNINMVYRKDHPLREESSYVVKSPKEKKKGLFGMIMKDTKGSKANESDANGNGQFIATTSEELASIFSSANFTPPSARRSSSLKDDENIELDIDDIDIEDNTQKQKGPHFAGLSKQKFSKGLQALRGKLKPRTEEKVNTENKKPEDEPSVRQVDQIKMKYGYATSDDSTSVPKMIGNKLQENIKKLEGINLRSADMAHGAQSFSSMAKELLRTTKNEKSSS is encoded by the exons ATGttcgtcaagaagctcgtggagaaggcctccaagaag CACAGCGGCGGCATCGGCGGGCTGCGCGCCGAGGACGTGAGCCCGCGGCTGGCCTTCCACTACGGCGTCCCCGCCGACGCCGCCCTCCTCGCCTACGACCCCCTCCTCCACGTCCTCGCCGTCGCCACCAG GAATGGGCAGATCAAGCTGCTCGGCCGCGACAACACGCAGGCGCTGCTCCAGTCCCCCTCCCCCATCCCCTCCAAGTTCATGCAG TTCGCCGATGGCCAAGGGGTTCTCCTGAGCGTGAACACTCAGAACCAGATCGAG GTCTGGGACATCGACACGAAGAGGCTGTGTTATCTGCATCCCTTTGAGAAGCAAATAACCGCGTTTACAGTGCTGCAGAAGAGTTTCTACAT ATATGCAGGAGATAGTTTTGGAAATGTGTCCTTGTTCAAGCTTGACTTGGGTCAGCGGTGTCTAGTTGACCTGCCATATTGCATTCCTTTTGCTGAGTCCTATG GTTCCACGGCAAATGGTGGTAATGGGGTAGATGTCGCATTTGTATCGCCGCAGCCTTTGGCTGAATCTAACAG GTTGCTCATTATATTCAGAGATGGTGTCATGACCTTATGGGATATTAAGGCAAGCAGAGTGGTATTCGTATCCGGTAGAACTACGCAACAACAATCGCACCAGGAGGAGAAAAATGTGACATCGTCATGCTGGGCTTGTTCCAAGGGAAGCAAAGTTGCTATTGGATATGACAGTGGTGATATCTACCTTTGGGCTATTCCTGATATTTTCAGTGCAGAAAATTCCTCATCTTCGAGTAATCCGAATCTACCACTTCAGAGGCTTAACCTTGGATACAAGCTAGACAAGGTGCCAATAATCTCTTTGAGATGGGTTCCTTCTGATGGAAAGTCTGGACGCTTGTATATTAATGGATTCAGCGAACATGCATACCTATATCAG GTCCTGATTCTGAATGAAGAGAGTGAATCTCGAATAGTAAAGATGGTATTGCCCATCACAGAAGCTTGTCAAGGAATGGAGTTTGTTACAGGCCTCAGTGACCCAAATAAGCAAAGACAGACTGTTCTTGTTCTCTTGTTGAAATCTGGTCAAATCTGTTTATACGATGATTCAGAAATTGAGCGCTACCTTCTTCAATCTCAGTCTAGATCACCACCAACACTTCCAAGCCACTCATTTGTGAAACAACCGTATGGTGATTCGGGCATCAACGTTGCAAAGTTCTACACAAGTGACCGTACAGCAACAGCTAACGAG GATTATTTTTCAACATTGGCCTCCAAATATCCATGGCTGCTTTCAATGAAGGATAAAGGTCAGATATCCGCAAGTCTTAGCAACATCCATAAAACCAGGAATCTTTATATAACTGGACATATGGATGGAACCATAAGCTTTTGGGATGCATCATGTCCTCTTCTGCTGCAGATTTTTATGATAAAGCAGCAG CATGAAGACAATACATCAAGTCGAGCCCGTATTACTTCATTGCAGTTTGATATGTCCTCCAGCATTCTTATATCTGGGGATCAGGGTGGAACA GTCCGCGTAATCACATTCAAAAAGGACTCTAGCGACAATATATTATCCATTTTACAAG GAAAGCAAGGGGATAACTACGATGCAAGAAGTATAAAGCTCAAGGGAGCTGTAACCTCAACTTCTATGATCTCTAACTCGAAGCATTTTGCTGTTGGGACAGAAAAAGGAATT GTATCAGTTATCAAAGTAGATGATGCTACTATATTGTATCAAAAACAGCTTGAGTGTCGTGTCTCTGGTGGAATTGCCTCCTTGCAATTTGAACTCTACAGCCACAATGGGTACGATAAGGATCTTCTGATAGTAGGAATGGAAGATTCTTCTATTTGTATTCTCGAGGAAGAAACTGGAAAACTTTTGAATGCCAACCCAGTTCAGACAAACAGACCCACAAGAGCCCTTCTGTTGCAGACATTGG AGTTATCTCCAAACGAAGCACCAGGATCTGATAACCATGATACAGCATTGAGGGAATCTTTGCTGTTGCTTTGCACGGAAGATGCAATCCGCTTATTTTCCTTGAGCCATGCGATTCAG GGAATGAAGAAGATAACTAATAAGAAAAAGTTAAACGGTAGCTGTTGTTTTGTATCTGTTATCCATGGTGCTTCTTCTGAAATTGGAATTGTACTAGTCTTCTCCAACGGAAAAGTAGAAACAAG GTCCCTCCCAGATTTATCCTTGCTGAAGGAAGCCTCTTTACGAGGTTTTGTACATTCAAAAAACTTGAATTCCTCTAGTTCCATAACATGTTCATCTGATGGAGAAATCATCTTG ATTAAGGGAGAGGAGACATATTTTTTCTCTACTCTCTGTCAAGATGACATCTACAG GCATGTAGACAATATTAATATGGTATACAGAAAAGACCACCCTCTCAGGGAAGAATCTTCCTATGTGGTTAAGtctcccaaagaaaagaaaaag GGCTTATTTGGGATGATTATGAAAGACACTAAAGGGAGCAAGGCAAACGAGAGTGATGCAAATGGCAATGGACAATTCATCGCAACAACATCTGAAGAACTGGCCTCGATATTTTCATCAGCGAACTTCACTCCACCATCTGCGAGGAGGAGCAGTTCACTGAAAGATGATGAAAATATTGAGCTAGACATAG ATGATATCGACATTGAAGACAACACACAAAAGCAGAAAGGACCGCACTTCGCAGGTCTAAGCAAACAGAAATTCAGCAAGGGACTCCAGGCTCTTAGAG GAAAACTGAAGCCCAGAACAGAAGAAAAGGTGAATACAGAAAATAAGAAGCCTGAAGATGAACCATCAGTTAGACAAGTTGACCAGATAAAGATGAAGTATGGATATGCAACAAGTGAT GACTCAACCAGTGTTCCAAAAATGATTGGAAACAAGCTGCAAGAGAACATAAAAAAATTGGAG GGCATTAATCTTCGGTCCGCAGACATGGCTCATGGCGCTCAATCCTTCTCGTCGATGGCGAAAGAGCTGCTCCGAACCACGAAAAACGAGAAGAGCTCATCATAG
- the LOC123054164 gene encoding DNA-binding protein MNB1B: MRSKANGDTAFKASGKNKTATGGVAKPKRAPTPFFAFLAEFRPQYMEKHPEAKGVAAVTKAAGEKWRSMSDEEKAKYGGKKADAPASKVVNKKESTSSKKAKTDADEEGSDVEDDAEEDEE, translated from the exons atgaggtCCAAGGCCAACGGAGACACCGC GTTCAAGGCCTCCGGCAAGAACAAGACGGCCACCGGCGGCGTCGCCAAGCCGAAGCGCGCCCCCACCCCTTTCTTCGCTTTCCT GGCTGAGTTCAGGCCACAGTACATGGAGAAGCACCCCGAGGCAAAGGGCGTCGCGGCC GTTACCAAGGCGGCCGGGGAGAAGTGGCGCAGCATGTCGGATGAG GAGAAGGCAAAGTATGGCGGCAAGAAGGCAGATGCCCCAGCAAGCAAGGTGGTGAACAAGAAG GAGAGCACCAGCTCCAAGAAGGCCAAGACTGACGCTGACGAAGAAGGTTCTGACGTTGAGGATGATGCCGAG GAGGACGAGGAGTAA